The following coding sequences are from one Capsicum annuum cultivar UCD-10X-F1 chromosome 3, UCD10Xv1.1, whole genome shotgun sequence window:
- the LOC107863148 gene encoding polypyrimidine tract-binding protein homolog 2 isoform X1, with protein sequence MASASSQPQFRYTQPPSKVLHLRNLPWECTEEELIELGKPFGRVVNTKCNVGANRNQAFIEFAELNQAIAMISYYASSSEPAQVRGKTVYLQYSNRQEIVNNKTTADVAGNVLLVTIEGNDARLVSIDVLHLVFSAFGFVHKITTFEKTAGFQALVQFTDAETATSAKDALDGRSIPSYLIPELGPCSLKITYSAHTDLSVKFQSHRSRDYTNSLLPVASSAIDASGQFSLGLDGKKLEPESNVLLASIENMQYAVTLDVLHTVFSAFGPVLKIAMFDKNGGLQALIQYPDVRTAAAAKEALEGHSIYQGGYCMLHISYSRHTDLSIKINNDRGRDYTMPITPMLNSQPSVLGQQPPLIGGPGVHPYGAPSQYTPAAGVAPPQHPAVWNTAPATATPSMPMQMHSHPYMPPASVPSQMGSGVMPMHGQNVIPQSTPMPPYPPQYH encoded by the exons ATGGCATCTGCTTCTAGCCAGCCTCAGTTTCGATACACACAGCCCCCATCAAAGGTTCTCCATTTGAGAAACTTACCATGGGAGTGCACAGAGGAGGAGCTGATCGAATTGGGAAAACCTTTTGGTAGAGTTGTGAATACCAAGTGTAATGTAGGAGCAAACCGAAATCAAGCATTTATAGAGTTC GCAGAATTAAATCAAGCTATTGCAATGATATCGTACTATGCCTCTTCCTCTGAGCCAGCTCAGGTACGGGGGAAAACCGTCTACCTACAATATTCAAATAGGCAAGAGATAGTGAACAACAAAACTACAGCAGATGTAGCCGGAAATGTACTGTTGGTTACAATTGAAGGGAATGATGCTCGCCTTGTCAGCATTGATGTTTTACACTTG GTATTTTCTGCTTTTGGGTTCGTGCACAAGATAACAACATTTGAGAAGACTGCAGGATTCCAG GCTCTGGTGCAATTTACTGATGCAGAAACTGCTACTTCAGCAAAGGATGCCCTGGATGGAAGAAGCATTCCCAG CTACTTGATTCCGGAACTGGGACCATGTAGCCTTAAAATCACATATTCTGCCCATACAGATCTGAGTGTGAAGTTTCAGAGTCATCGTAGCAG GGACTATACCAATTCTCTCCTTCCTGTCGCTTCCTCAGCCATAGATGCAAGTGGTCAG TTCAGTTTGGGTTTGGATGGGAAGAAATTGGAACCTGAGAGTAATGTTCTTCTTGCTTCCATTGAGAACATGCAGTATGCAGTTACCTTGGATGTCCTACACACG GTTTTCTCAGCTTTTGGTCCTGTACTGAAGATTGCTATGTTTGATAAGAATGGAGGGCTTCAGGCTCTGATACAATATCCAG ATGTGCGCACAGCTGCTGCTGCGAAGGAAGCTTTGGAAGGACATTCCATATATCAAGGTGGATATTGCATGCTTCACATCTCTTACTCTCGACACACTGATCTTAGTATAAAG ATTAATAATGATCGCGGCAGAGATTACACAATGCCAATTACTCCAATGTTGAATTCTCAACCTTCAGTCTTGGGGCAGCAGCCGCCTCTGATAGGAGGTCCAGGTGTTCATCCATATGGTGCCCCTTCGCAGTACACTCCAGCTGCAGGTGTAGCTCCGCCCCAGCATCCTGCCGTCTGGAACACGGCGCCCGCCACTGCAACTCCATCAATGCCGATGCAGATGCATAGTCACCCTTACATGCCACCTGCTAGTGTGCCTTCTCAGATGGGTTCCGGTGTGATGCCAATGCATGGACAGAATGTCATACCACAATCTACTCCGATGCCTCCTTATCCTCCACAGTATCACTAG
- the LOC107863148 gene encoding polypyrimidine tract-binding protein homolog 2 isoform X2, whose amino-acid sequence MRVFSAFGFVHKITTFEKTAGFQALVQFTDAETATSAKDALDGRSIPSYLIPELGPCSLKITYSAHTDLSVKFQSHRSRDYTNSLLPVASSAIDASGQFSLGLDGKKLEPESNVLLASIENMQYAVTLDVLHTVFSAFGPVLKIAMFDKNGGLQALIQYPDVRTAAAAKEALEGHSIYQGGYCMLHISYSRHTDLSIKINNDRGRDYTMPITPMLNSQPSVLGQQPPLIGGPGVHPYGAPSQYTPAAGVAPPQHPAVWNTAPATATPSMPMQMHSHPYMPPASVPSQMGSGVMPMHGQNVIPQSTPMPPYPPQYH is encoded by the exons ATGCGT GTATTTTCTGCTTTTGGGTTCGTGCACAAGATAACAACATTTGAGAAGACTGCAGGATTCCAG GCTCTGGTGCAATTTACTGATGCAGAAACTGCTACTTCAGCAAAGGATGCCCTGGATGGAAGAAGCATTCCCAG CTACTTGATTCCGGAACTGGGACCATGTAGCCTTAAAATCACATATTCTGCCCATACAGATCTGAGTGTGAAGTTTCAGAGTCATCGTAGCAG GGACTATACCAATTCTCTCCTTCCTGTCGCTTCCTCAGCCATAGATGCAAGTGGTCAG TTCAGTTTGGGTTTGGATGGGAAGAAATTGGAACCTGAGAGTAATGTTCTTCTTGCTTCCATTGAGAACATGCAGTATGCAGTTACCTTGGATGTCCTACACACG GTTTTCTCAGCTTTTGGTCCTGTACTGAAGATTGCTATGTTTGATAAGAATGGAGGGCTTCAGGCTCTGATACAATATCCAG ATGTGCGCACAGCTGCTGCTGCGAAGGAAGCTTTGGAAGGACATTCCATATATCAAGGTGGATATTGCATGCTTCACATCTCTTACTCTCGACACACTGATCTTAGTATAAAG ATTAATAATGATCGCGGCAGAGATTACACAATGCCAATTACTCCAATGTTGAATTCTCAACCTTCAGTCTTGGGGCAGCAGCCGCCTCTGATAGGAGGTCCAGGTGTTCATCCATATGGTGCCCCTTCGCAGTACACTCCAGCTGCAGGTGTAGCTCCGCCCCAGCATCCTGCCGTCTGGAACACGGCGCCCGCCACTGCAACTCCATCAATGCCGATGCAGATGCATAGTCACCCTTACATGCCACCTGCTAGTGTGCCTTCTCAGATGGGTTCCGGTGTGATGCCAATGCATGGACAGAATGTCATACCACAATCTACTCCGATGCCTCCTTATCCTCCACAGTATCACTAG